From the genome of Pelobates fuscus isolate aPelFus1 chromosome 6, aPelFus1.pri, whole genome shotgun sequence, one region includes:
- the ATOH8 gene encoding transcription factor ATOH8: MKKPQVLQESPWKTHCIKDIQAVKRLKRKNREVNGFRSFKVDMKVEEVVVGAGQRSPAAATTSSAVTAATAAGRLEMMSEEEEDCPEALDLRNGALVAAPAGSSLAKQGLMKAGGLLDGFGEQRLQPRIMVCQRPPDSSYLSVTYNKGPDSPRTRLGETAGVSTEIKAIQQTRRLLANARERTRVHTISAAFEALRKQVPCYSYGQKLSKLAILRIACNYILSLARLADLDYSADHSNLSFSECVEQCTRTLQSEGRSKKRKE; this comes from the exons ATGAAAAAACCCCAGGTCCTGCAGGAGAGCCCATGGAAAACCCACTGCATCAAGGACATTCAGGCTGTAAAGAGGCTGAAGAGGAAGAACAGGGAGGTCAATGGTTTCAGAAGTTTCAAAGTGGACATGAAAGTGGAAGAGGTGGTAGTGGGAGCAGGGCAGCGCAGCCCGGCGGCGGCGACCACCTCCAGCGCAGTAACAGCAGCAACAGCAGCAGGGCGGCTGGAGATGATGAGTGAGGAGGAAGAGGACTGCCCTGAGGCTTTGGATTTAAGGAATGGGGCATTGGTGGCAGCCCCAGCTGGCAGCTCTCTTGCTAAGCAGGGGTTAATGAAAGCTGGGGGGCTGCTGGATGGTTTTGGGGAGCAGAGGCTGCAGCCCAGGATCATGGTGTGTCAGAGACCCCCAGACAGCTCCTACTTGTCAGTGACTTACAATAAGGGGCCAGACTCGCCGAGGACAAGGCTGGGGGAGACAGCAGGCGTCTCTACAGAGATCAAAGCCATCCAGCAGACTCGTAGACTGCTGGCTAATGCCAGGGAGAGGACCCGGGTACATACCATCAGTGCTGCCTTTGAGGCTCTCAGAAAACAG GTTCCGTGTTATTCATATGGACAGAAGTTATCTAAATTGGCCATTCTGAGAATAGCCTGTAATTATATTCTCTCCTTAGCCCGCCTGGCCGACCTTGATTACAGCGCAGATCACAGTAACTTAAGTTTCTCCGAGTGTGTAGAGCAATGCACAAGGACGTTACAATCAGAAGGAAGGTCTAAAAAAAGAAAG